The genomic segment CCAACGCAGAAGCATGGACCACTAACACGCCTAAGATACAAGGAGGTGACCAACCACATAAACGATCGCCGTTCCCTCAGAAGCGCGCGTTAGCTCAACTTGTGTAACTTTAGACGGCGGCTATCTGGTGGTTTCATGCAGTAGAGCCGAGGCCGTACGATATAACATCGTGCTGATAAGCGTGACGAAGCTTCCAGGAAGCCCCATAGTATCGTGCAACGCGGTGGAACACCGGTTGTCTCTATGCTCGAAACCAGCGGTGCTGGTATATTTGTTTCGCTTGGCACTTGAAAAGCGCTTTGCAAGCCTGGTTCACGTTTTCTGAGAGCAGAGTGCACGTAACGCCCCACGAAAGTGCGTGCAGATCGAAATGGTGGAGCGTCTACGTAACGACAGGTATTGGAGCAAGTTTGATCGGTTCTACACTACGAAGTTTCCTAAAAATACTTTTGTTAATATACCCGACAAATGGTCGTTATCATTGTTGCACGACTTATGGGAGCGATTGACGCCAGGCCGCGCAACCGACTTATGCCCATGCAACACTCACTCCACCCAAACGCAGAAATTACATTTGACAGCCCATGTCATAGTTCAGCTTATTGTATCATCGACCACACTCAAAAATGCTCTAGCTTgaaaggcagaggaaagTAATTAGCGCACCACAAGCTGGAAGAAGATGTAATGTTTGGCTGTTCAGTGTTTTGCTGGCAACTTACCGTGCCGATGAACGATGATAACGGCAGCAAGAAATACTTTTTCTGTGATGCGCTTTTCCTGGATCAACAGTTGGCGTCACTCCATTTTGAGTGCTGCAAACTAGAATGATTCTTGTACCTCCTTCGATGGATGCTTCGAGAGCGGATAGTCAGCAGCATGCTTCCCCTCCGGTCTTGTAACTATGGGACCCGCTGCTCTTCAGagccgtctgtctctctgccatACGCGGGCACTCTGTGTGCTGCATTTGTGTACCCAAGGACCGGGGCCCGTAAGCCTGAAAACTAACTCTCGTCAACGAAGCCGAAATCAAGGAGTTGTATCTATGCAGTGTTCTGTGTGTTCCGTCTGTCTCACAGCGCAACTGCTCGCGGGTGGCACGCAAGAACGGGCAAAAGATGAAAGGCGGTAAGGACATGATGCAGTCTCCGTGCCAGTAGTCACAACGTACTTGCAGTTCCTTTTTAATATGGTAATAGTGCCTGTAAGGTTGAAACTACAAGTAGCGGCTACTGATGAGCTAGACTGCCAAGATCTGAAAGAACTTTTCGGACTTCAACCCCATGTTAATATAGCGCTTCGCATGGTTACTTTGTGATGTTGCTTCAGAAAAAACAATTTCCCTGAGTATTTAATGGCCACAACCACGGCAACCGATTCGGTTGAAACATCGTTGACGACCGTCAACCGTCTAATTTTTCAGAACGCCTTTACTTCTGTCAGATCCCCACATAGTGCTCATTTCAGCATTTCGCCACGGATGTCATATTATTCCGTTCTTGTTTTGTGGCAACACAGGCAGCATCGCTACATTCTGCGCTGTGTGTTCCCATGAGGTCAGATGGTTGCTACACAGCCGACGTGATGTACAGCCACCAATTCTGGCCGTTAGACCCATCTTCCTCCAACAGCCACAACGGCCATCAGCGACTAGTTCGGTTTCGAGCGAGTGGACTGACTTGTCATCGATGACTATCCCTCACGTTTGCCTACTGGTGGGCCACGTGCCACCTCTGCCGAAGAGTACCTGCCGTCAACTTTCTTGCTGCTAAAGTACGCTCTATGGCGTGTTAACAAATCTGAACTCCCGAAATAGTGAGACGAAGGGGATATTCCGTGGTAGGCAACCGCATCCCGCCCTCTCCTGAAATCTACCGTATGCTGCACTGTCAGTCGTTCTCGTGCAGCAGATAAATTGTCTTCAGGTGACAAACGGGTCTTCATCTCATGTTGCGCGAGTGTTTGTGACAACACGGAATCAAGATGAAGCCTCACAGATAACATTGTGGGTCCAGAAATTTTCCCCTGTTGTCAGGGGCTATGCGAGACGGTTACATGATGAGAATGCTCTGTCCAAGGGAGAATTACGACTCCTGACATCCGTCGTCTTCGATGGCATTTTCATTGCCGAACAAGTCGACTGCGAACTAAAGCAAGCTCATGTCGGCGATACCTAGTTTTATGGAAACCTCCGCGTAGCAGAAGCGGGAGGATGTGACATAACTATGCTGGATAATCCTGAAGAATAAATGCACAGATTGTTATGCAGCATGCGGCTGTGGGTTCTTGTGCTACCCGCAGCGTCATACTTTTCGTTCGAGTTGTGCTGCCACAGAAAATAGAGGAAATCAATGGCGTTGATGTTGAACCACATACCGTTCCAAGCTAAGTTCTTTCAGAAATGAACCTCAAATCTGACAAGCTTCAACGGTCAATCATAATTACAGGACGTCAAAATTCACAGCCACAAAACTGCCTTCATATTAACAAAAATGTTCGTCTCGTACAGACCAAGCATTCCCTGGTAACAATGTGATCCCGTACAGCATTTTTTATCAAACACGAAAGATGTGCAAGGATTTAATGCTTTCTTCAGCGAAACAAACACATGCCGGTGAGGAATTTTCGTGCGAAGCCACCGGAATCCGCACTGGGACCCTTCCCAGTTCTTTGAATGGGGTCGCTCGTGCGTGAGCTCCTCAGTGAAGTCcgacgagagagaatgaCTCCCGGCATTAGCCAATTTTCCTGGCCAGACATTAGTACGATGAAGAAAATCTGGATCGGCAAGTGCTTATTTCTACGGGAGCAGCTGGCGTCCAGCCTTTACGGTGGGGCTTTGGGAAGTGCTATCACACGTACTTATCTTCAGTGATGCATGGCGATTTTGGTAAGTGAATCCGATGGATTAGCTTGCTATAGACACAAGTAAGTACTTAACTGTGTGCAGAGAACTTTTTGAGTGGGGTTTTATTGCTACTGGCGAAACCGAGTGTTTCGTGCACTACGCAACCCCGCGTTCGGCTTCAGGCATAGCTCGTTGCTGGTCACACCAAGACTACGTTGCCTAATGCTTGGCAATGACGCCGCCGCAAATTTTTAAAAATAACAGCGCATAATCCACGATGCATACCGTGAGACAAAATGGTTGCCCTCTGAATTGTTATAATCTATACTGAAAGGCACTGTTGGCGCCGGATTCAGACAATGCATGGGGGTAGACGTCAGGCTGAGGACCGCGGGCGCGAACGGCCATGCGCGTAAAAGTGCAGGATGCAAAGATGGCAGGTCTTCCATTTGTTTTTTCGTATCTTCGGTTCAAAGTGAACTTTCTGTTTACCTCGGACGTTTCAAAGATGGCAGAGACGTTAGCAAGCGAAGCCCACGTCGCCGAATGGGCTGACCGGCTCATTAAACAACACAAAGTTGTTGTCTTTTCCAAAAGGTATGCACTGTTGTCAAAAATCCTGGAGAAATTTGCGGCAGCAATGACCCAGATCTTTTTGTATGCCTCAGTGACACATGATATTTTCGTAGAGAAATCCGTCGTTTGCTCGTGCACACTTCTCCCGAATTTCCCCTGTGCCATGAGAAGACATATATTGATCCCGTATCTCGAATGAGCTTTTCCAATTCCTTCCCCCGGTCCATCGTGCAGAGGTTCATCTCTTGCGTGTAAGCAGCTTGCTAGTTTTGTCTTTTATTGGTTTTAGAGGTTCGAGGGACACTACTGCGGCTCCTTCCCCCATTTGTCGCAGCAATGAATTATGTGTCTCCTGCAACTGCAGCAACTGCCCGTATTGCCGAAAAGCAATCGAGGCGTTTCAGTCTGTCAAAGCGAAAGACATGGTGAGTAGATACGAGCGCATAACCTGCAGTTCTGCGTAAGCCGATgagtggagagacgaaatGCATAAGAACTCTTAATGCCGGTCTGTCCTCGGTCTGTTGAACATCGGGTGCTGCTCTGTCCTCAACTTGCGTGAGTCACATGCATTCAACAGGGCTCAGGTCTGGTGGTGTGGTTGTCAATATGGAGCAGCGTCACTCTGTAGCGATGCTTTTCATACACACCACTAGGCAAAATATAGCACGAAAACGCATGTGTGCGGCATTCCAAATTTTTGGTGTATTATAGTCATGTTTGATGCGCTGACCGAGAGGCGACGTGTTCATATTTGCAGTTTGCCCACGACAGGGTCAAGATTATCTTGGAACCATCATTTTTAGTCTTCCAGCTCAACTACGTCAGGTATTCAAGATTCTGTTGTTGAGGTCTGGCAACGGGTTTGTTCTCTCAGCATGTCGAGGAAATCGAGGGTAGCCCTTACATGGACGCCATCCAAGATTATATGAAGCAGCAGACGGGGGCCCGCTCCGTCCCTCGTGTTTTCATCGGCGGTCAGTTTCTGGGAGGCGCAGAGGACACGGTAAGCTTGTGCGGCAGTAGATAGAGCGGATTATTGGGGTGCATGCACGTAGAACCTCGAATTGGCAGTTTTCAGGTCGTTTTTTAGTGAATTGGCTCCGAAGCGCAGCAAGCGAATGTTGGGATGCATAGCAGCCGTTCTTAAATCGCACTAGCAGCAAGGGAGCACCCGTTTCCGTGTGCAGAAGTACGGAAGACTGGAGAACGCCGGTTACGGCATGGCGTCCACAAATGGGACTGTGGCGCAAGTACCGTTACGACCCTTTTCCCTTGATCACCAACATTCCACAAACCCCCATCTGGTGGTGGATTATGGATGCCTGATTATGTGTCTCAGATACGTGCCAAAGCTGATGGCACCCTCGTCGAAAAGCTTCGAGCGGCCGGGGCTCTGTAGTCATCTTTTGGTGACAGAATGTACAGCTCGCTTTTGTAAGACAACTTGGAATGCAGAGTGTCGCTGCAATCCTCGAGGCTGTCAATTTTCAGGGGTGTGCGTGTTTCTCATGCACTGCCATTACGTCGTGTGCTATTTCTGAACCGACTGGAAGCTTGATCCCGTGACCAGAAATGGTACAGGATGTTTATGTTAATGCTTTTTGATGCGTGGCAGTTTGGGTGACCTTCGTATGTGGACTTCGAAGATGGTGACTGTAACTTCTATCGCCGTGCGTGGATTTGTCAATTGTCCCAGAGGGGGCTCCGATGACACGGAATTCAGAAATGACCAACTGCCAGAGAAGGATTTAGTATGACGAACACATACTTTGTTCACTCCTCCCAAGGAGTTCTCTCCAGTTCCAGTTTTTGAGATAAGCACTCTGGCATGAAGCGCATCCGTACGATTTCGAGCGTTGTATGGCTGGAATACATCTGTCTGAAAGGTTCATGGGCTCTGTTTTTTGAGCGGCGAACATTCTCATGGACGGATTCATTTGTAAAGCATCGTTTGCTTGTTGACTTCTTATCTTTCATTCCCGAAAATGAGGGTACAAGGATAAGGATTTACTCCGGACGGAGACTGCCGGCAGCCCACGTGTTTGTCAGTAGAGTGGAGGACAATCACTAAATTTGCGTATCATTCGAATAGGTGAGTTTGCCGGAGATGTCTGCAGTTGGATCAAAAAATTCTGGACAGGCTCTCAGTTTTCCTTTGGAAGCTG from the Toxoplasma gondii ME49 chromosome IX, whole genome shotgun sequence genome contains:
- a CDS encoding hypothetical protein (encoded by transcript TGME49_279405~Signal peptide predicted by SignalP 2.0 HMM (probability 0.791) with cleavage site probability 0.265 at residue 16); translated protein: MSLMLFSAVSPQRALSLSGAGARIVPLVLQPISLSVVKTAATWEHWVERRDRAQSLSGAEDSRTPNAEAWTTNTPKIQGAQLLAGGTQERAKDERRWLLHSRRDVQPPILAVRPIFLQQPQRPSATSSVSSEWTDLSSMTIPHVCLLVGHVPPLPKSTCRQLSCC
- a CDS encoding glutaredoxin, putative (encoded by transcript TGME49_279400) codes for the protein MRVKVQDAKMAGLPFVFSYLRFKVNFLFTSDVSKMAETLASEAHVAEWADRLIKQHKVVVFSKSNCPYCRKAIEAFQSVKAKDMHVEEIEGSPYMDAIQDYMKQQTGARSVPRVFIGGQFLGGAEDTIRAKADGTLVEKLRAAGAL